The following proteins are co-located in the Halopelagius inordinatus genome:
- a CDS encoding bifunctional nuclease family protein, whose amino-acid sequence MNHRAEVKGIGVGMDSEGGNVPAVILRVREEYLPIIITTDQAQAIQLSLSGEPFERPLTHDLLVEMITEFGGAIDTIRIDDLADGTFYAKIDAERYEDGEPRKFVFDARPSDAVALAVRVDCPILVSDEVIDDAGQPPEKFDLGESAGDDEFEL is encoded by the coding sequence ATGAATCACCGGGCCGAGGTGAAAGGAATCGGCGTCGGAATGGACTCCGAGGGAGGGAACGTCCCGGCGGTCATTTTGCGGGTGCGAGAGGAGTATCTCCCCATCATCATCACCACCGACCAAGCGCAGGCCATCCAACTGTCGCTGTCGGGCGAACCGTTCGAGCGACCGCTGACTCACGACCTGCTCGTGGAGATGATAACCGAGTTCGGCGGCGCGATCGACACCATCCGAATCGACGACTTGGCCGACGGGACGTTCTACGCGAAGATAGACGCCGAACGCTACGAGGACGGCGAACCGCGGAAGTTCGTCTTCGACGCTCGACCCAGCGACGCCGTGGCACTCGCGGTTCGGGTGGACTGTCCCATCCTCGTCTCCGACGAGGTGATAGACGACGCGGGGCAACCGCCCGAGAAGTTCGACCTCGGCGAGTCGGCGGGCGACGACGAGTTCGAGCTGTAA
- a CDS encoding ArsR/SmtB family transcription factor yields the protein MAPLLRDASDADDDASPRVIGLDDEDADEILSVLSSATARRILATLHEDPANAAALADEVGTSLQNVQYHLGRLEDAGAVAVVDTVYSEKGREMKVYAPSDKPLVVVATDSAETTGLVASLRRLLAAVGLVGAASLLVQWVATAGTNAGGTVATSAGDAGTEAARAASSAAASGLPPGLLFFLGGLTVLLVLYGIRYLRTE from the coding sequence ATGGCCCCCCTGTTGCGTGACGCGTCGGACGCCGACGACGACGCGAGTCCCCGCGTCATCGGTTTAGACGACGAGGACGCCGACGAGATACTGTCGGTGCTCTCCTCGGCGACGGCGCGTCGCATACTCGCGACGCTTCACGAGGACCCCGCCAACGCCGCCGCCCTCGCAGACGAGGTGGGCACCTCCCTCCAGAACGTCCAGTACCATCTCGGACGGCTAGAGGACGCTGGCGCGGTCGCCGTGGTAGACACCGTTTACTCCGAGAAAGGCAGAGAGATGAAGGTGTACGCCCCGTCGGACAAACCGCTCGTCGTCGTCGCCACGGACTCGGCGGAGACGACCGGACTCGTCGCGTCGCTTCGGCGGTTGCTCGCGGCCGTCGGACTCGTCGGCGCGGCGAGTCTCCTCGTTCAGTGGGTCGCCACCGCGGGAACGAACGCGGGCGGAACCGTCGCGACGTCCGCCGGAGACGCCGGGACCGAGGCGGCGCGAGCGGCATCTTCCGCCGCGGCGTCCGGTCTGCCGCCGGGACTGCTCTTTTTCCTCGGCGGCCTGACCGTTCTGCTCGTTCTGTACGGCATCCGGTACCTCAGAACCGAGTAA
- a CDS encoding glycerate kinase type-2 family protein, giving the protein MRNVTLDADTPTSAHRTAAACLGDAIDAVLPDRVVRDSVSLRGDTLAIGEESYDLSEFERVVVVGGGKAADGVADALEAVLGDRIDAGAVVTPTPGEGGRIERLPGDHPVPSERGVESARRLVELLDDADEDTLVLAVVTGGASAVIPTPAEGVSLSDLRATTDELLRSGADISELNAVRKHLSTLKGGGLARRAAPATVVGLVFSDVVGNDLGVIASGPTAPDETTYGDALSVLDRYDLSVPDSVRDRLERGAEGDLPETPTRGDPVFESVRNHVLADGHTALSAARETARERGYDAFVLSSRVRGEAREAAKTHDAIAEEIAATGDPVSPPAVVLSGGECTVTVRGDGEGGPNLEFCLSAARELETAAVVAAVDSDGEDGGTDVAGAVVDDRTVESGDEAAAALADNDALPYLRARNALVRTGPTGTNVNDLRVVVVAGDEGSDAEET; this is encoded by the coding sequence ATGCGCAACGTCACGCTGGACGCCGACACGCCCACGTCGGCGCACCGGACGGCCGCGGCCTGCCTCGGAGACGCAATCGACGCGGTGCTTCCGGACCGAGTCGTCCGCGATTCGGTGTCGCTCCGCGGCGACACCCTCGCGATAGGCGAGGAGTCCTACGACCTCTCCGAGTTCGAACGCGTCGTCGTCGTCGGGGGCGGAAAGGCCGCAGACGGCGTCGCGGACGCCCTCGAAGCGGTCCTCGGCGACCGAATCGACGCCGGTGCCGTCGTCACGCCCACGCCCGGCGAGGGCGGCCGAATCGAGCGACTGCCGGGCGACCACCCCGTCCCCTCCGAACGCGGCGTCGAGAGCGCACGGAGACTCGTGGAACTCCTCGACGACGCCGACGAGGACACACTCGTTCTCGCCGTCGTCACCGGCGGTGCAAGCGCGGTGATACCGACGCCAGCCGAGGGCGTCTCGCTGTCGGACCTGCGGGCGACCACCGACGAACTCCTCCGGTCGGGCGCGGATATCTCCGAACTCAACGCCGTTCGCAAACATCTCTCGACGCTCAAAGGCGGGGGACTCGCCCGCCGCGCCGCCCCCGCGACGGTGGTGGGACTGGTGTTCAGCGACGTTGTCGGGAACGATTTGGGCGTCATCGCCTCCGGGCCGACGGCCCCAGACGAGACGACGTACGGCGACGCGCTGTCGGTTCTGGACCGCTACGACCTCTCGGTGCCCGACTCGGTCCGCGACAGACTCGAACGCGGGGCCGAGGGTGACCTCCCGGAGACGCCGACTCGGGGCGACCCGGTCTTCGAAAGCGTGCGGAACCACGTCCTCGCGGACGGCCACACGGCGCTCTCGGCCGCGAGAGAGACCGCCCGAGAGCGAGGGTACGACGCGTTCGTCCTCTCGTCTCGCGTCCGCGGCGAGGCGCGAGAGGCGGCCAAGACCCACGACGCCATCGCAGAGGAGATCGCGGCCACGGGCGACCCCGTCTCGCCGCCCGCAGTCGTCCTCTCGGGCGGGGAGTGCACCGTCACCGTTCGCGGCGACGGCGAGGGCGGCCCGAACCTGGAGTTCTGCCTCTCGGCGGCCCGCGAACTCGAAACCGCGGCGGTGGTCGCCGCCGTCGATAGCGACGGCGAGGACGGCGGCACCGACGTGGCGGGGGCGGTGGTGGACGACCGGACGGTCGAATCCGGAGACGAGGCGGCGGCGGCACTCGCCGACAACGACGCGCTCCCGTACCTCCGAGCGCGGAACGCGCTGGTTCGAACCGGCCCGACGGGGACGAACGTCAACGACCTGCGGGTGGTCGTGGTGGCGGGCGACGAGGGTTCCGACGCCGAAGAGACGTGA
- a CDS encoding TraB/GumN family protein, which translates to MSQEAAGEGRVRVVGTAHVSADSIREVEDAIEEDRPDVVAVELDEGRYRSMKGGTPDDIEPGDLLRGNTVFQFIAYWMLSYVQAQLGERFDVEPGADMLAAVETAEKLGIDVALVDRDIQETMQRFWSRMSLLEKLRMVGGLAFGLGDARGVGVVLGVFLGFLIGPLVAVFGGSLGVGLPILARITGGVVVAVAAGAVVWTLGAAALDAEERAIAAVGVGVAAGAIAGFGLGVADSVVASFSPFLVRIVGSMAIGLLTGVVLGATVGVVANAFGGGTDGGAEEIDMSKMTDTDVVSAMMEEFREFSPGGAEALIDERDAYIAHQLVGLRQSGANVVAVVGAGHREGIERYLEHPEQLPPMSSLTGTTSGRFPWGKIVGSAISLFVVLSFVLLALSTVGNDALIELFAAWFLINGVFAAGLAKAAGARWLSALVGGGVAWMTSINPLLAPGWFTGYMELRRTPVNVTDIGRLNDLMADEERPLGELVPEMFDVPLFRLIMVVAATNVGSIVASALFVAYVLPLFALDLGGAEGVTRLMLEGARNGWNIVWGALAGGA; encoded by the coding sequence ATGAGTCAGGAAGCGGCCGGAGAGGGTCGCGTCCGGGTCGTGGGAACCGCCCACGTCTCCGCCGACAGCATCCGCGAGGTCGAAGACGCAATCGAAGAGGACCGTCCCGACGTCGTCGCCGTCGAACTCGACGAGGGGCGCTACCGGTCGATGAAGGGCGGGACGCCCGACGACATCGAACCCGGCGACCTGCTCCGCGGGAACACGGTGTTTCAGTTCATCGCCTACTGGATGCTCTCGTACGTCCAAGCGCAGTTGGGCGAACGGTTCGACGTCGAACCCGGCGCGGACATGCTCGCCGCCGTCGAGACGGCCGAGAAACTCGGCATCGACGTGGCTCTCGTGGACCGCGACATCCAAGAGACGATGCAGCGGTTCTGGTCGCGGATGAGTCTGCTAGAGAAACTGCGGATGGTCGGCGGCCTCGCCTTCGGACTCGGCGACGCCCGGGGCGTCGGCGTCGTCCTCGGCGTGTTCTTGGGCTTTCTCATCGGACCGCTGGTGGCCGTCTTCGGCGGCAGTCTCGGCGTCGGACTCCCGATTTTGGCCCGCATCACCGGCGGCGTCGTCGTCGCCGTCGCCGCGGGTGCCGTCGTCTGGACGCTCGGCGCGGCGGCGTTAGACGCCGAGGAACGCGCAATCGCCGCAGTCGGCGTCGGCGTCGCGGCCGGTGCCATCGCCGGATTCGGACTCGGAGTCGCCGATTCGGTCGTGGCGTCGTTCAGCCCGTTTCTCGTCCGCATCGTCGGGAGCATGGCCATCGGACTCCTGACCGGCGTGGTTCTCGGAGCCACCGTCGGCGTCGTCGCCAACGCGTTCGGCGGCGGTACCGACGGCGGCGCCGAGGAGATTGACATGTCGAAGATGACCGACACGGACGTGGTCAGCGCGATGATGGAGGAGTTCCGCGAGTTCTCTCCCGGCGGCGCGGAGGCCCTCATCGACGAACGGGACGCGTACATCGCACACCAACTCGTCGGCCTCCGGCAGTCGGGCGCGAACGTCGTCGCCGTCGTCGGCGCGGGTCACAGAGAGGGTATCGAACGGTATCTCGAACACCCCGAACAACTCCCGCCGATGTCGTCGCTCACGGGGACCACGTCGGGACGCTTTCCGTGGGGCAAGATAGTCGGGTCGGCCATCTCGCTTTTCGTCGTGCTGTCGTTCGTCCTGTTGGCGCTCTCTACGGTGGGCAACGACGCGCTCATCGAACTGTTCGCGGCGTGGTTCCTCATCAACGGCGTCTTCGCCGCCGGACTCGCGAAGGCCGCCGGGGCGCGGTGGCTCTCTGCGCTCGTCGGCGGCGGCGTCGCGTGGATGACCTCCATCAACCCCTTGCTGGCACCGGGGTGGTTCACGGGCTACATGGAACTTCGCCGCACGCCGGTGAACGTCACCGACATCGGTCGGCTGAACGACCTGATGGCCGACGAGGAGAGACCGCTCGGCGAGTTGGTCCCGGAGATGTTCGACGTTCCGCTGTTTCGCCTCATCATGGTCGTCGCGGCGACGAACGTCGGAAGCATCGTCGCCTCGGCGCTTTTCGTCGCGTACGTCCTCCCGCTTTTCGCGCTCGACTTAGGCGGCGCGGAGGGCGTCACGCGGCTGATGTTGGAGGGAGCGCGCAACGGGTGGAACATCGTCTGGGGCGCACTGGCGGGCGGCGCGTAA
- a CDS encoding zinc metalloprotease has translation MSTNSTLRFSSRELRDLLFAWVALGLAFAIFFAGGGQRAVATVLSGGVVGPLLVSLLTAGVGFLLHELAHKVVAVRFGQVAEFRADYGMLFLAIMSALVGFIFAAPGAVYHRGRLTERQHGLIALAGPVTNLLLAAVFLPLVVGGVVVGSEFLTFLGSRGLLINLFLAAFNMLPFGSLDGKTVFGWSKTVFLAVFALSVVLTAGAFVSGLGF, from the coding sequence ATGAGTACGAACTCGACACTCAGATTCAGCTCTCGCGAACTCCGCGACCTGCTTTTCGCGTGGGTGGCGCTCGGTCTGGCGTTCGCCATCTTCTTCGCCGGGGGCGGCCAACGCGCCGTCGCGACCGTACTGAGCGGTGGCGTCGTCGGTCCGCTTCTCGTCAGTCTCCTCACCGCCGGGGTGGGCTTTCTCCTCCACGAACTCGCGCACAAAGTCGTCGCCGTTCGGTTCGGACAGGTGGCGGAGTTCCGCGCCGACTACGGCATGCTGTTTTTGGCGATAATGAGCGCGCTCGTCGGATTCATCTTCGCTGCGCCCGGTGCCGTGTACCACCGCGGCAGACTCACGGAGCGTCAACACGGCCTCATCGCCCTCGCGGGACCGGTGACGAACCTCCTTTTGGCCGCCGTCTTCCTCCCTCTCGTCGTCGGCGGCGTCGTCGTGGGGTCCGAGTTTCTCACCTTCCTCGGGAGCCGCGGACTCCTCATCAATCTCTTTCTTGCGGCGTTCAACATGCTCCCGTTCGGCTCTCTCGACGGGAAGACGGTGTTCGGCTGGAGCAAGACCGTGTTTCTGGCCGTGTTCGCCCTCTCGGTCGTTCTGACCGCCGGGGCGTTCGTCTCGGGACTCGGCTTCTGA
- the purM gene encoding phosphoribosylformylglycinamidine cyclo-ligase: MTGTGAGEDPVEDEETDELTYADAGVDIDASEAATAALVSAVGESEGDYAGLLDIGDRYLALATDGVGTKLVVAEALSDYSTVGIDCIAMNVNDLVAAGVRPVAFVDYLAVDEPDETFAQQVGEGLSAGAEEAEMELVGGETAVMPEVIKGLDLAGTCAGLARKDAIFPGEAKAGDALVGFRSSGIHSNGLTLARKAATRDHEYTDDCPFEGYETVGEALLEPTRIYTHLLDPMREHGVHAAAHVTGGGWTNLSRMGDFRYVVEDAFDPHPVFEFVRSEGNVSEEEMYRTFNMGTGFVAALPPEDAEALAAETEGRVIGRIEDGEGVSVRGLEL; encoded by the coding sequence ATGACTGGTACCGGCGCGGGTGAAGACCCCGTCGAAGACGAGGAGACGGACGAACTGACCTACGCCGACGCGGGCGTGGACATCGACGCGAGCGAGGCGGCGACGGCCGCACTCGTCTCGGCCGTCGGCGAGAGCGAGGGCGACTACGCCGGACTGCTCGACATCGGCGACCGGTATCTCGCTCTCGCGACGGACGGCGTCGGAACGAAACTCGTCGTCGCGGAGGCTCTCTCCGACTACTCGACCGTCGGTATCGACTGCATCGCGATGAACGTGAACGACCTGGTCGCGGCGGGCGTCCGGCCCGTCGCGTTCGTCGACTACCTCGCCGTGGACGAACCCGACGAGACGTTCGCACAGCAGGTCGGCGAGGGCCTCTCCGCCGGTGCCGAGGAGGCCGAGATGGAACTCGTCGGCGGCGAGACGGCGGTGATGCCGGAGGTCATCAAGGGACTTGACCTCGCGGGCACCTGCGCCGGACTCGCGCGCAAAGACGCCATCTTCCCGGGAGAGGCGAAAGCGGGCGACGCACTCGTCGGGTTCCGCTCGTCGGGCATCCACTCGAACGGTCTCACCCTCGCGCGGAAGGCGGCGACGAGAGACCACGAGTACACCGACGACTGCCCGTTCGAGGGGTACGAGACGGTCGGCGAGGCGCTCTTGGAACCGACGCGAATCTACACCCACCTGTTGGACCCGATGCGGGAACACGGCGTCCACGCCGCGGCGCACGTCACGGGCGGCGGATGGACGAACCTCTCGCGGATGGGCGATTTCCGGTACGTCGTAGAGGACGCGTTCGACCCCCACCCGGTGTTCGAGTTCGTCCGATCGGAGGGCAACGTCTCCGAGGAGGAGATGTACCGCACGTTCAACATGGGAACGGGGTTCGTCGCGGCACTCCCGCCCGAGGACGCCGAAGCACTCGCCGCCGAGACGGAGGGCCGAGTCATCGGACGCATAGAGGACGGGGAGGGCGTCTCCGTCCGCGGTCTGGAACTGTAG
- a CDS encoding CBS domain-containing protein, with protein sequence MELPTPQDLRERRKALDLTQSSLAEMAGVSQPLIARIEGGDVDPRLSTLRRIVNALDEAEGSVVRARDLMNESVVSISPDDSVRHARDRMLDEGFSQLPVIRDGSPVGIISNSDIRHVQEENVGELPVAEVMRESYTTVEPTATLEEIDAYLDHNAAILVVEGGQTVGIVTEADVAAHL encoded by the coding sequence ATGGAACTTCCGACCCCGCAGGACTTACGCGAACGCCGGAAGGCGCTCGACTTGACCCAGAGCAGTCTCGCCGAGATGGCGGGCGTGTCGCAACCGCTCATCGCCCGCATCGAGGGCGGTGACGTCGACCCGCGACTGTCGACGCTCCGCCGAATCGTCAACGCCCTCGACGAAGCGGAGGGAAGCGTCGTCCGCGCCCGCGACCTGATGAACGAGTCCGTCGTGAGCATCTCGCCGGACGACTCCGTCCGCCACGCCCGAGACAGGATGCTCGACGAGGGGTTCTCCCAACTGCCGGTCATCCGCGACGGGTCGCCGGTCGGCATCATCTCGAACAGCGACATCCGACACGTCCAGGAGGAGAACGTCGGCGAACTGCCCGTCGCGGAGGTGATGCGCGAGTCCTATACCACGGTCGAACCGACGGCGACGCTCGAAGAGATAGACGCCTACCTCGACCACAACGCCGCCATCCTCGTCGTCGAGGGCGGCCAGACGGTCGGTATCGTCACCGAAGCGGACGTGGCTGCCCATCTGTAA
- a CDS encoding DUF555 domain-containing protein, translating into MSNYLVAMEAAWLVRDVDGIDDAIGVAVSEAGKRLNDKNKEYVEVEVGATPCPACGEPFDSAFIAANTALVGLLLEIDVFNADGEKHASRIAKSEVGGALRDVPLDIIEVVETEDDDSSE; encoded by the coding sequence ATGAGCAACTATCTCGTGGCCATGGAAGCCGCTTGGCTCGTCCGGGACGTAGACGGAATCGACGACGCCATCGGCGTGGCAGTCAGCGAAGCGGGCAAGCGTCTGAACGACAAGAACAAAGAGTACGTCGAGGTGGAAGTCGGCGCGACGCCGTGTCCCGCCTGCGGCGAACCGTTCGACTCCGCGTTCATCGCGGCGAACACGGCGCTCGTCGGCCTCCTCCTCGAAATCGACGTGTTCAACGCCGACGGCGAAAAACACGCCTCCCGCATCGCAAAGAGCGAAGTCGGCGGCGCACTCCGCGACGTCCCCCTCGACATCATCGAGGTCGTCGAAACCGAAGACGACGACAGTTCGGAGTGA
- the psmB gene encoding archaeal proteasome endopeptidase complex subunit beta, which yields MRTPSDDISGRLDPLNGDHSNVFAPELGEFPNANERASEMGDKETKTGTTTVGLKTDDGVVLATDMRASLGRMVSSKDVQKVEEIHPTGALTIAGSVSAAQSLIRSIRAEVRLYESRRGEDMSMQALSTLLGNFLRSGAFYIVQPILGGVDSEGAHIYSIDPAGSILEEEYTVTGSGSQYALGVLEQEYDDDLSVDEAKTVAARAIQSAVERDLASGNGINVAVVTEDGVDITRHKDFEDLL from the coding sequence ATGCGAACTCCGAGCGACGATATCTCTGGCCGCCTCGACCCGCTGAACGGCGACCACTCCAACGTGTTCGCGCCGGAACTCGGCGAGTTTCCCAACGCGAACGAACGAGCAAGTGAGATGGGCGACAAAGAGACGAAGACGGGGACGACCACCGTCGGCCTGAAGACGGACGACGGCGTCGTCCTCGCGACGGACATGCGCGCGAGTCTGGGCCGCATGGTCTCCTCGAAGGACGTCCAGAAGGTCGAAGAGATTCACCCGACGGGCGCGTTGACCATCGCCGGATCCGTCTCGGCGGCGCAGTCTCTCATCCGGTCTATCCGCGCGGAAGTGCGCCTCTACGAGTCGCGCCGCGGCGAGGACATGAGCATGCAGGCGCTTTCGACGCTCCTCGGGAACTTCCTGCGCTCGGGAGCGTTCTACATCGTCCAGCCCATCCTCGGCGGCGTCGACTCCGAGGGTGCGCACATCTACAGCATCGACCCCGCGGGTTCCATCCTCGAAGAGGAGTACACCGTCACCGGGTCGGGCAGTCAGTACGCGCTGGGTGTGCTCGAACAAGAGTACGACGACGACCTGAGCGTCGACGAGGCCAAGACGGTGGCCGCCCGCGCCATCCAGAGCGCCGTCGAACGCGACCTGGCGTCCGGCAACGGCATCAACGTCGCCGTCGTCACCGAGGACGGCGTCGACATCACGCGGCACAAAGACTTCGAAGACCTCCTGTAA
- the ligA gene encoding ATP-dependent DNA ligase LigA gives MEFAEFAARASEMEAEPADLATVALVRNLFRDAGDDLPVVVRFVQGRVFPAWDSTTLDVGPRLLHEAIARAAGTNVTADDVEDELADVGEIGAVAEGYDFGGQRGLAAFAGGTDGLTVAEVDETLRELAAADGEGSEDRKLNTLFGLFNRCSPEEAKFLARLVLSEMRIGVGEGTVRDAVAEAFLADAADGDGAGADESADTDDGDADEATGADGTDEEADEREDPTILATDDELEAVERALQVSNDYGMVATVARADGESGLAGVHLEVGRPVQAMLAQAGTVTDAVDAWDEAAVETKFDGARVQVHYDEAAGEVSLFSRNMDDVTDPLPEVVEFVEANVDRSVIVDGEVVAVDDEGDPLPFQEILRRFRRKHDVSRMREEVRVEFCAFDCLHDDGEDLLDAPLTARHDRLTDVLGDSGAVSELLVSSDADEIAAFEERALEAGHEGIMLKNPDSTYSPGNRGKNWLKRKPDVETLDLVVTGAEWGEGRRAEFLGTFLLSARTDEGYETIGKVATGITDERLADLTDLLEPEIRAEDGQEVDLRPSVVFEVGYEEIQESPTYSSGYALRFPRFVSVRGDKDPEDADSLERVERLADAQ, from the coding sequence ATGGAGTTCGCCGAGTTCGCCGCCCGAGCGTCGGAGATGGAAGCAGAGCCCGCGGATTTGGCCACCGTGGCGCTGGTCCGTAACCTGTTTCGCGACGCGGGCGATGACCTCCCCGTCGTCGTCCGTTTCGTGCAAGGCCGGGTGTTCCCGGCGTGGGATTCGACCACGCTCGACGTCGGGCCGCGCCTCCTCCACGAGGCCATCGCCCGGGCGGCGGGGACGAACGTCACCGCCGACGACGTGGAGGACGAACTCGCGGACGTGGGCGAAATCGGGGCCGTCGCGGAGGGGTACGACTTCGGCGGGCAACGGGGACTCGCCGCGTTCGCCGGCGGCACGGACGGACTCACCGTCGCCGAGGTGGACGAGACGCTTCGCGAACTCGCCGCCGCCGACGGCGAGGGGAGCGAAGACAGGAAGCTCAACACCCTGTTCGGTCTGTTCAACCGGTGTTCGCCCGAGGAGGCGAAGTTCCTCGCGCGACTCGTCCTCTCCGAGATGCGAATCGGCGTCGGCGAGGGAACCGTCCGCGACGCCGTCGCCGAAGCGTTCCTGGCCGACGCCGCCGACGGCGACGGGGCGGGCGCGGACGAATCGGCGGACACGGACGACGGCGATGCGGACGAAGCGACGGGGGCGGACGGTACCGACGAGGAGGCAGACGAGAGAGAGGATCCGACGATTCTCGCGACCGACGACGAACTCGAAGCGGTCGAACGCGCCCTGCAGGTGTCGAACGACTACGGGATGGTGGCGACGGTGGCCCGCGCCGACGGGGAGTCCGGACTCGCCGGGGTGCACCTCGAAGTCGGCCGCCCGGTGCAGGCGATGTTGGCGCAGGCGGGCACCGTCACGGACGCCGTAGACGCGTGGGACGAGGCGGCGGTCGAAACGAAGTTCGACGGCGCGCGCGTCCAAGTCCACTACGACGAGGCGGCGGGCGAGGTGTCTCTGTTCTCGCGGAACATGGACGACGTGACCGACCCCCTTCCGGAAGTGGTCGAGTTCGTCGAGGCGAACGTCGACCGGTCGGTCATCGTGGACGGCGAAGTCGTCGCCGTAGACGACGAGGGCGACCCCCTGCCGTTTCAGGAGATTCTCCGCCGCTTCCGCCGCAAACACGACGTGAGTCGGATGCGCGAGGAAGTGCGCGTCGAATTCTGCGCGTTCGACTGCCTGCACGACGACGGCGAGGACCTGTTGGACGCGCCGTTGACCGCCCGGCACGACCGATTGACCGACGTTCTCGGCGATTCCGGCGCCGTCTCGGAACTGCTTGTCTCGTCGGACGCAGACGAGATAGCCGCTTTCGAAGAGCGCGCGTTGGAGGCGGGACACGAAGGAATCATGCTGAAGAACCCCGACTCGACGTACTCGCCCGGGAACCGGGGGAAAAACTGGCTGAAACGAAAGCCCGACGTGGAGACGTTGGACCTCGTCGTCACGGGCGCCGAGTGGGGCGAGGGTCGGCGCGCGGAGTTCCTCGGCACCTTCCTGCTCTCGGCGCGGACGGACGAGGGCTACGAGACCATCGGGAAGGTGGCGACGGGCATCACGGACGAGAGACTCGCGGACCTGACCGACCTGCTCGAACCGGAGATACGGGCCGAAGACGGCCAAGAGGTGGACCTGCGGCCGTCTGTCGTCTTCGAGGTGGGCTACGAGGAGATACAGGAGTCGCCGACGTACTCCTCGGGATACGCCCTGCGATTCCCGCGATTCGTCTCCGTCCGCGGAGACAAAGACCCCGAAGACGCGGACTCTCTCGAACGCGTCGAACGCCTCGCCGACGCCCAGTAG
- a CDS encoding MBL fold metallo-hydrolase — MTVRHRDLSVSWLGYATVRIETPDGFVAYLDPGRYGVLDGYYPRDGDVVCITHDHHYDSDAVEQVASEDATVVAYEAIDAANIDRDVTPVEDLPYETVRVGDEDHLAVGPADVWSVPAYNEPDGPHANDDGSVTHPEGFGCGFRLSVDGTAFFWPGDSDALDGFERLSADVFLANIGGSVVMDRHEAADLAEALDPELVVPIHYDTIDLLTADPKAFAADVASRGVPVVIDDPEERPA; from the coding sequence ATGACCGTTCGACACCGCGACCTCTCGGTTTCGTGGCTCGGCTACGCCACCGTCCGCATCGAGACGCCCGACGGCTTCGTCGCCTACCTCGACCCCGGCCGGTACGGCGTCCTCGACGGCTACTACCCCCGAGACGGCGACGTCGTCTGTATCACGCACGACCACCACTACGACTCCGACGCCGTCGAACAGGTGGCGAGCGAGGACGCCACCGTCGTCGCGTACGAGGCCATCGACGCCGCGAACATCGACCGCGACGTGACGCCCGTCGAGGACCTCCCGTACGAGACGGTTCGCGTGGGCGACGAAGACCACCTCGCCGTGGGTCCGGCGGACGTCTGGAGCGTTCCGGCGTACAACGAACCCGACGGCCCCCACGCGAACGACGACGGGAGCGTCACTCACCCCGAGGGGTTCGGCTGCGGTTTCCGCCTCTCGGTGGACGGCACCGCCTTCTTTTGGCCCGGCGACTCCGACGCCCTCGACGGCTTCGAACGCCTCTCTGCGGACGTGTTCCTCGCCAACATCGGCGGAAGCGTCGTGATGGACCGCCACGAGGCGGCCGACTTGGCGGAGGCGCTCGACCCCGAACTCGTCGTTCCGATTCACTACGACACCATCGACCTCCTCACCGCCGACCCGAAGGCGTTCGCGGCGGACGTGGCGTCCCGCGGCGTCCCCGTCGTCATCGACGACCCCGAAGAACGACCGGCCTGA